A single genomic interval of Hevea brasiliensis isolate MT/VB/25A 57/8 chromosome 4, ASM3005281v1, whole genome shotgun sequence harbors:
- the LOC110633685 gene encoding uncharacterized protein LOC110633685: protein MLHKSFKPAKCKTALKLAASRIKLLKNKRDAQVKQLKRELAQLLETGQDQTARIRVEHVVREEKTMAAYDLIEIYCELIVARLPIIESQKNCPIDLKEAIASVIFASPRCADIPELMDVRKHFTAKYGKEFVSASVELRPDCGVSRLLVEKLSAKSPDGPTKIKILSAIAEEHNVKWDPTSFGEKDMKPHEDLLNGPNTFEQASKMHVEAANVQERPNSFDKGHPNFKAPSNYYEKHENAVNSYASNSKSSPHSQNVPFPAVGASQAMPSGTSNLDPRSIGTGSEEIEFRHSFAAEQSGFSVGMQSWNMEFKDATAAAQAAAESAERASMAARAAAELSSQERITRQHPTESRKASVSRSRDEGFQTYGSSRVQGEYLAKDPVTNTPHRNNSGMNHEQSFENEQDDLAGLAERFNNLKSTNKPSQLESSKSSSCCVDDYTQGSDFQMADRHFRKNSSELERSDLKGEANRKGESSDSEVELVSELHDGMRSENFGYFGEASIRRQSSSVSSHTQIPNDDHLSSFSDQKFSEEAVREPSIFDEGNFQRNSKETNPLDNGSVVFDDSGSDDDEFNLDEKGEHNGQDSGSYYLSEDRKSLPHLLANTNANSSRLNMEESLGKFGSQSLFASDLHTTSVFSEGLTSDTVPSQSDELLPVTFDDSDGPSSESEEELNKSKLVGNTYSGTFPHKHISSNTETTQNERPHFVGSSLVEKENAGSNSKNQGNEVGPETDMKFNYGYLHTNPTSRRFTKSQSKSNDDDNPKTSGFSSVMDDIQSYQSLDTLQDTKTIKESSLESGKELNFGILTGGLRNKGYRHPPYRSNPSDSSSVSKQAEEDNSTRFKQKSSSLKVDIGSGVQDSYNQMVHPKINKKGSLGTSVPYSDAIDDESDEELPQQTQEPHIRKAAVEVNKKSGVRNYFDLDNSDSEEDLPKQTEKSKTHSGPGFSRRTKQTVTSRPLSNSERNLKSRVPSDSSMTPGYAAEHKSSSVSSYTAEAQVKPTSQEKSSGYWGSSEQRRSTEQAISKPILQSKRSLMKESSSRSSYTTDTQHNPQSKNSDNRGSFEQRKSAESSKLIQESKRSTREENLKSSAKEQTSNPPPRTVSSGGGESKKTSSSKADTPSRGNSFNKASHVHPKLPDYDTLTAHLLSLRQNRQ from the exons ATGCTTCACAAGAGCTTCAAGCCGGCGAAATG CAAAACGGCTTTGAAGCTAGCGGCTTCGCGCATAAAGTTATTGAAGAATAAGAGAGATGCACAGGTGAAACAGCTGAAGAGGGAATTGGCTCAATTGCTGGAGACTGGCCAGGACCAGACTGCCAGAATTCGG GTTGAGCATGTGGTTCGGGAAGAGAAGACAATGGCTGCATATGATCTTATTGAGATATACTGTGAACTTATTGTAGCGCGCTTGCCAATCATTGAGTCGCAAAA AAATTGTCCCATTGACTTGAAGGAAGCAATCGCAAGTGTAATTTTTGCATCTCCAAGATGTGCGGATATACCTGAATTGATGGATGTCCGGAAGCATTTTACGGCAAAATATGGGAAAGAATTTGTCTCTGCATCTGTTGAACTACGTCCAGATTGTGGTGTCAGCCGCCTG CTGGTGGAAAAACTGTCAGCCAAATCACCTGATGGTCCCACCAAAATAAAAATTCTGAGTGCCATCGCTGAGGAACATAATGTTAAATGGGATCCTACATCATTTGGAGAGAAAGATATGAAGCCTCACGAGGACTTGCTG AATGGACCAAATACATTTGAGCAGGCCAGTAAAATGCATGTAGAGGCTGCTAATGTCCAAGAGCGACCAAATAGTTTTGACAAAGGGCACCCTAATTTCAAAGCTCCTTCCAATTACTATGAAAAACATGAAAACGCTGTCAACTCATATGCATCCAATTCAAAATCATCACCACATTCCCAAAATGTTCCTTTTCCAGCTGTGGGTGCTAGTCAGGCAATGCCATCAGGGACATCCAATCTTGATCCAAGATCTATTG GAACTGGATCTGAAGAGATAGAATTTAGGCATTCGTTTGCTGCAGAACAAAGTGGTTTTTCTGTGGGTATGCAGAGTTGGAATATGGAATTCAAGGATGCGACAGCAGCTGCACAGGCAGCTGCTGAATCTGCAGAACGGGCAAGCATGGCTGCCAGGGCTGCTGCAGAACTTTCAAGCCAAGAAAGGATAACCAGGCAGCACCCAACAGAATCAAGGAAGGCCTCAGTTTCCAGATCAAGAGATGAAGGGTTTCAAACATATGGCAGCTCCAGAGTGCAAGGTGAATATCTTGCCAAAGATCCTGTAACTAATACCCCTCATAGAAATAATTCTGGCATGAATCATGAACAGAGTTTTGAAAATGAACAAGATGACCTGGCGGGATTGGCTGAAAGGTTTAACAATCTTAAGAGCACTAATAAACCTAGTCAGCTGGAATCCTCTAAATCCAGCAGTTGTTGTGTGGATGATTACACACAGGGGAGTGATTTTCAAATGGCAGATAGGCATTTTAGGAAGAATTCATCTGAATTAGAGAGGAGTGACCTTAAGGGTGAAGCAAATAGAAAGGGAGAGTCTAGTGACTCTGAGGTAGAACTTGTGAGTGAATTGCATGATGGAATGAGATCTgaaaattttggttattttggagaAGCAAGCATCAGAAGACAGTCTAGCAGTGTTTCCTCACACACTCAAATTCCTAATGATGATCACTTATCCAGTTTTAGTGACCAGAAATTTAGTGAGGAAGCTGTAAGGGAGCCTTCtatttttgatgaaggaaacttCCAAAGAAATAGCAAAGAAACAAACCCATTGGACAATGGTTCTGTGGTTTTTGATGATTCTGGTTCAGATGATGATGAATTTAATCTTGATGAGAAGGGTGAACATAATGGCCAAGATTCTGGTTCATATTACCTGTCAGAAGATAGAAAATCATTGCCTCATCTTTTAGCAAATACAAATGCTAACAGCTCCAGGCTAAACATGGAAGAGTCACTAGGAAAGTTCGGTTCACAATCTCTTTTTGCATCAGACTTGCACACCACAAGTGTATTTTCTGAGGGCTTGACAAGTGATACAGTTCCTTCGCAATCTGATGAATTGTTGCCTGTGACTTTTGATGATTCAGATGGTCCAAGCTCAGAAAGTGAAGAGGAGCTCAATAAGTCTAAGCTTGTTGGGAATACATATTCCGGCACTTTTCCTCATAAACATATAAGCAGTAACACTGAGACAACCCAGAATGAGAGACCTCACTTTGTAGGATCTTCACTTGTGGAAAAGGAAAATGCGGGATCCAACAGCAAAAACCAGGGAAATGAAGTTGGGCCTGAAACTGATATGAAGTTTAATTATGGTTACTTGCATACCAATCCAACTTCTCGCAGGTTCACAAAATCTCAATCAAAATCCAATGATGATGACAATCCAAAAACTTCAGGGTTTTCATCAGTCATGGATGATATTCAAAGTTACCAATCACTGGATACATTGCAGGATACTAAAACTATTAAAGAATCGAGTTTGGAAAGTGGTAAAGAGTTGAATTTTGGAATATTGACAGGTGGCCTTCGAAATAAGGGTTATAGGCATCCACCATACCGTAGTAATCCATCAGATAGTTCTTCAGTGTCCAAACAAGCAGAGGAGGATAATTCTACCAGGTTTAAGCAGAAGTCTTCTTCCCTCAAGGTTGATATTGGTTCTGGagtccaagattcatacaatcaGATGGTGcacccaaaaataaataaaaaaggaaGCTTAGGAACCTCAGTTCCATATTCTGATGCTATTGATGATGAGTCAGATGAGGAACTTCCACAACAGACGCAAGAGCCACACATTCGAAAAGCAGCAGTGGAAGTGAACAAAAAATCAGGTGTAAGGAACTATTTTGACTTGGATAATAGTGATTCTGAGGAGGATCTTCCTAAACAGACTGAAAAGAGCAAAACTCATTCGGGTCCTGGATTTTCTAGACGAACAAAACAGACTGTTACCAGCAGACCTCTTTCAAATTCTGAGAGAAATTTGAAGTCCAGGGTACCTTCTGATTCTTCAATGACTCCAGGTTATGCTGCGGAACACAAATCATCCTCAGTGAGTTCCTACACTGCTGAAGCTCAAGTGAAGCCCACTTCTCAGGAAAAGAGCTCTGGTTATTGGGGAAGTTCTGAGCAGCGTAGATCAACAGAACAAGCTATATCTAAGCCAATTTTACAATCGAAGAGGTCCTTAATGAAGGAATCATCCTCTAGAAGTTCCTACACTACTGATACTCAACATAATCCTCAGTCCAAAAATTCAGATAACCGGGGAAGTTTTGAGCAGCGTAAATCAGCAGAATCATCTAAGCTGATTCAAGAGTCAAAGAGGTCCACACGAGAGGAAAATCTGAAGTCATCAGCCAAGGAGCAAACATCTAATCCTCCTCCAAGAACAGTATCATCAGGTGGCGGTGAAAGCAAGAAGACATCCAGTTCAAAGGCTGATACTCCTTCCAGGGGGAATTCCTTTAATAAGGCCAGTCATGTGCACCCAAAACTTCCCGACTATGATACTTTAACTGCACACCTACTGTCTCTCCGACAAAATCGCCAATAA
- the LOC131179328 gene encoding probable phospholipase A2 homolog 1: MLLDSFVPVRTRAAAVVTFAIVFIFLSVFADSAKNDSQVKCSRTCVAENCNSVGIRYGKYCGVGWTGCPGEKPCDDLDACCKIHDECVEKKGLMSIKCHEKFKSCIKKVKKSGKVGFSRDCPYETAVPTMVQGMDMAILLSQLGSPKTEL; the protein is encoded by the exons ATGCTGCTCGATTCGTTTGTTCCTGTTAGAACTCGAGCCGCGGCAGTAGTAACATTCGCCATCGTTTTCATCTTTCTCTCCGTCTTCGCCGACTCCGCTAAAAACGATTCTCAG GTGAAATGCAGTAGAACTTGCGTTGCAGAGAACTGTAATT CGGTCGGGATTAGATACGGAAAGTACTGTGGAGTAGGGTGGACTGGCTGTCCTGGGGAGAAACCATGTGACGACCTGGACGCCTGTTGCAAGATTCATGACGAGTGCGTTGAAAAGAAAG GTTTAATGAGTATTAAGTGCCATGAAAAGTTCAAGAGCTGcataaagaaagtgaagaaatctGGAAAGGTTGGTTTTTCTCGGGATTGCCCTTATGAGACAGCTGTACCTACTATGGTACAGGGTATGGATATGGCAATTTTGCTGAGCCAGTTAGGTAGTCCAAAGACTGAACTCTGA